Proteins from a genomic interval of Methanoplanus endosymbiosus:
- the pstA gene encoding phosphate ABC transporter permease PstA, whose protein sequence is MRKFWDRSVKGVLFVAAIFGVLTVFFILLFLLKDGIAAFYKFGLIDFLFGPVWNPAGAVPAYGTLPLWVDTILVTIGAIVIAAPLGVAGAIYISEIAHRRVKNVVKPAIELLAGIPSVVFGFFGLIVLTDWLRVTFDVPSGESWLAGSVLLGIMALPTIISVSEDAISAVPKSFKHGSLGLGATNWQTISRVLVPSALSGITAAVILGMGRAIGETMAVMMVTGNAAIIPSPITDVLSPVRTLTGTIGIEMGEVAVGSDHYHALFGVAVILLVITLAVNLSARKILKKINEKQAGTGVRKEKKTGFISLPNDHHLTKKFRSNKNLIIAGLPVLLTLIVAGIIPAVILAVLAACANFLSGRLSPRQTQAIAYSLLYAAIGIVLLALAVILFDIFSKGLPAISWEFLTESPRNLGREGGIFPAIVGTLYLVAGAIAMALPIGIGAAVYMTEYTKEGRFSGIIRSGIDLLNGTPSIVFGLFGFSFLVLFLNFGVSLIAGQITLALMVLPTIIRTTEEALKSVPQSVRHGSLALGSTKWQTIYRVVIPPAIPGIITGTILSIGRAAGETAPILFTAVVFSSRFLPSSEFDPVMALPYHLYILSTNVPGATENQYGTAVVLVTIVAVIYLFAVLIRNHYQKSVRW, encoded by the coding sequence ATGAGAAAATTCTGGGACAGATCTGTTAAAGGTGTTCTCTTTGTTGCAGCGATCTTTGGAGTGCTGACAGTATTCTTCATACTGTTATTTCTATTAAAAGACGGAATTGCGGCATTTTACAAATTCGGACTTATTGACTTCCTCTTTGGCCCTGTCTGGAATCCTGCCGGGGCCGTCCCTGCATATGGTACACTGCCGCTCTGGGTGGATACAATTCTTGTCACCATTGGTGCAATAGTAATTGCTGCACCTCTTGGTGTTGCAGGCGCAATTTATATCTCGGAGATTGCGCACCGGAGAGTTAAAAATGTTGTAAAACCGGCTATAGAACTTCTTGCAGGCATACCATCTGTCGTATTCGGTTTTTTTGGGCTTATTGTTCTTACAGACTGGCTAAGGGTTACATTTGATGTCCCTTCCGGTGAGTCCTGGCTTGCAGGTTCAGTTCTTCTTGGCATAATGGCACTTCCGACAATCATCAGTGTGTCTGAGGATGCAATAAGTGCTGTTCCGAAGAGCTTTAAGCACGGATCTCTGGGGCTTGGTGCGACAAACTGGCAGACCATAAGCCGGGTACTCGTCCCTTCAGCCCTCTCAGGTATTACAGCGGCAGTAATTCTTGGTATGGGTCGTGCAATCGGCGAGACAATGGCAGTGATGATGGTAACCGGAAATGCGGCAATAATTCCCTCACCTATAACTGATGTACTTTCACCCGTAAGGACACTTACAGGCACAATTGGTATTGAGATGGGCGAAGTTGCGGTTGGAAGTGATCACTATCATGCTCTCTTTGGTGTAGCTGTGATTCTGCTGGTAATTACTCTTGCAGTAAACCTCTCTGCCCGGAAGATACTGAAGAAGATAAATGAGAAGCAGGCAGGCACAGGCGTGAGGAAAGAGAAGAAGACCGGTTTCATCTCTCTACCGAATGATCATCACCTCACAAAGAAGTTCCGTAGCAATAAAAACCTGATAATTGCAGGATTGCCGGTACTTTTGACCCTGATAGTTGCAGGCATAATTCCGGCGGTGATACTTGCAGTTCTTGCTGCCTGCGCTAATTTCCTCTCTGGCAGATTATCCCCCAGACAGACTCAGGCGATTGCCTACAGCCTTCTGTATGCCGCAATCGGCATTGTTCTGCTGGCCCTTGCAGTCATTCTCTTTGACATCTTCTCTAAAGGTCTTCCTGCCATATCATGGGAGTTCCTCACTGAATCTCCAAGAAATCTCGGACGTGAGGGAGGCATATTCCCTGCAATAGTGGGTACACTATACCTTGTTGCCGGAGCAATAGCGATGGCCCTTCCCATAGGCATTGGTGCTGCGGTTTATATGACCGAATATACAAAAGAGGGGCGTTTTTCCGGGATCATAAGATCAGGCATTGATCTTTTAAACGGAACACCGTCCATCGTATTCGGTCTCTTTGGCTTCTCATTCCTTGTTCTCTTCCTGAACTTCGGCGTGAGCCTCATAGCCGGACAGATAACCCTTGCGCTGATGGTGCTTCCTACTATTATCCGGACAACTGAAGAGGCACTGAAGAGTGTCCCGCAGTCTGTCCGTCATGGCAGTCTCGCGCTTGGTTCAACAAAATGGCAGACAATATACAGGGTGGTAATCCCGCCGGCAATACCGGGAATAATTACGGGGACAATACTTTCCATTGGCAGGGCCGCCGGAGAGACTGCTCCTATTCTGTTTACGGCAGTAGTCTTCTCGTCAAGATTCCTCCCTTCATCTGAGTTTGACCCGGTGATGGCACTGCCATATCACCTCTATATTCTCTCAACAAATGTCCCCGGTGCGACAGAAAACCAGTACGGAACGGCAGTTGTACTTGTCACGATTGTGGCAGTTATCTACCTCTTTGCAGTATTAATCAGAAATCATTACCAGAAATCAGTCAGGTGGTAA
- the pstB gene encoding phosphate ABC transporter ATP-binding protein PstB, whose translation MDNNDKILETKNLDLYYGEKQALTDVNLPIAKNKVTALIGPSGCGKSTLLRCFNRMNDLVDNCRITGKILYHDEDIFRPGNDVVAMRKKIGMVFQQPNPFPKSIYDNVAYGPTVHGLKDRKNLDAIVERSLKNAALWEEVHDRLDDPAMGLSGGQQQRLCIARTLAVEPEVILMDEPCSALDPIATSKIESLIDDLKKNYTVIIVTHSMSQASRVSDFTGFMYLGKLIEYGGTEKIFTSPDEELTNNYITGRFG comes from the coding sequence ATGGACAATAACGATAAAATTCTTGAAACAAAGAACCTTGATCTCTATTACGGGGAAAAGCAGGCACTAACGGATGTAAACCTCCCCATAGCAAAAAATAAAGTGACGGCACTGATCGGCCCTTCCGGATGCGGCAAATCAACCCTGCTCCGCTGCTTCAACAGAATGAACGACCTTGTGGACAACTGCCGGATTACCGGAAAGATACTTTATCATGATGAGGACATCTTCCGGCCGGGAAATGATGTGGTTGCTATGAGAAAGAAGATTGGCATGGTCTTTCAGCAGCCAAATCCTTTCCCCAAGTCAATTTATGACAATGTCGCATACGGGCCGACAGTTCACGGGCTTAAGGACAGGAAAAATCTGGATGCAATCGTGGAACGGAGTCTGAAAAATGCCGCACTATGGGAAGAAGTTCATGACCGGCTTGATGACCCTGCAATGGGACTTTCCGGAGGGCAGCAGCAGAGACTCTGTATTGCAAGAACACTTGCCGTAGAACCGGAGGTAATTCTTATGGATGAACCCTGTTCTGCACTTGATCCAATTGCTACATCTAAAATTGAGTCACTGATTGATGACCTCAAAAAGAATTACACTGTAATAATTGTCACGCACAGCATGTCGCAGGCATCAAGGGTGAGTGATTTTACCGGATTCATGTATCTTGGAAAGCTCATAGAATACGGCGGTACCGAGAAGATCTTCACAAGCCCGGATGAAGAACTGACTAACAACTATATTACCGGAAGATTCGGATAG
- the phoU gene encoding phosphate signaling complex protein PhoU, whose protein sequence is MSDKLHSELEILRKDIVEMGEFSIGMFSESLTALKKLDRDLAEKVDAKKIRLSEFNENIEERTMRILTLYQPVADDIRAIFCIIQMNTTFYRLGRNGREIARLVMILPDSPHLGIINSLCHMAECVILMQKDVLDAYKSGNTEKLLNLEHRDDDIDNMQGSVFRESLTYMMEDNRNISRCVEYVMVSRYLERMGDHACLVGEKVYYMIEGEKLETN, encoded by the coding sequence ATGTCTGATAAACTGCACTCTGAGCTTGAAATACTCAGAAAAGATATTGTTGAAATGGGTGAATTTTCTATAGGGATGTTCTCTGAGTCCCTGACTGCACTGAAGAAACTTGACAGGGATCTCGCAGAAAAGGTCGATGCAAAGAAGATAAGGCTCTCAGAATTCAATGAAAATATAGAGGAGAGGACTATGAGAATTCTGACTCTTTATCAGCCGGTTGCTGATGATATAAGGGCAATATTCTGCATTATACAAATGAATACCACATTTTACCGTCTGGGCAGAAACGGGCGTGAAATTGCCCGTCTTGTTATGATCCTGCCGGATTCCCCGCATCTTGGCATAATTAACAGTCTCTGCCATATGGCTGAATGTGTAATTTTAATGCAGAAGGATGTCCTTGATGCGTATAAGTCCGGAAATACCGAAAAGCTCCTGAACCTTGAGCATCGGGATGATGATATTGATAATATGCAGGGTTCAGTCTTCAGGGAGAGCCTCACCTACATGATGGAGGATAACCGGAATATCTCACGCTGTGTTGAATATGTAATGGTCTCACGATATCTTGAAAGGATGGGGGATCATGCATGCCTGGTGGGTGAGAAGGTTTATTATATGATTGAAGGCGAAAAACTTGAAACAAATTAA
- the ppk1 gene encoding polyphosphate kinase 1, with amino-acid sequence MKVANPENPEYFTNREVSWVEFNRKVLEEAFDKRHPLLERVKFLSIFSSNLDEFMMIRVSGLRRQIKCGVLEIPPDGMTPTEQMIAIRKELKEQIHMADSCFRDDLLPALNKEGIHIHRCRDLNKKQKKYLRDYFEREIFPALTPMSFDVGRPFPFISNLSLNLAVIIDDPQRGMAFSRLKIPRDIFPRFIELPRDEKPLTSEKKSGKEFHFVFIEDLISSNIDLLFPEMNVVNSYPFVVTRDADIEIEEDEASDLLTAIEESVEQRRVGHPIRLDVNRSMPKWVRAILAKKLDLSSGGVYTIDDPLRKSDLMELLSIDRPDLKDKPFIPAYPCGLEDESVDIFSKVREGDILFYHPYDSFTPVVNFIKQAAADPGVIAIKQTLYRVGSKSPVVEALKKARENGKQVSVIVELKARFDEENNIVWARQLEEVGVHVVYGIVGTKVHAKLCMVVRREKEGIRTYVHFGTGNYNPGTARLYTDIGILTCDHEVASSVTDLFNALTGHSNKREYDSLLVSYGKYGHMRQNVIDLINSEAELHKKTGDGYIAFKLNQLTEPGVITALYRASAAGVKIDLNVRGICALRPGIKGVSENITCTSIVGRFLEHSRILYFRNGGDEIVLTGSADMMPRNLIRRVEVLGIVKNPYIREALKKILRVHLADNVNARRLLSDGKYERIVPGKDDGSCNAQIWMTEHRGEWNDGHP; translated from the coding sequence ATGAAGGTGGCAAATCCCGAAAATCCGGAATATTTTACCAACAGGGAAGTTTCATGGGTCGAATTTAACAGAAAGGTCCTTGAGGAAGCCTTTGATAAGAGACATCCTCTTCTTGAAAGGGTAAAATTCCTCTCCATTTTTTCAAGCAATCTCGATGAGTTTATGATGATCAGAGTCTCCGGACTGAGAAGGCAGATTAAGTGCGGCGTTCTTGAAATCCCTCCCGACGGCATGACTCCGACAGAACAGATGATTGCCATACGAAAGGAGTTAAAAGAGCAGATCCACATGGCTGACAGCTGTTTCAGGGATGATCTCCTCCCTGCACTTAACAAAGAGGGTATTCACATCCACAGGTGCAGGGATTTAAACAAAAAGCAGAAGAAATATCTGAGAGATTATTTTGAGAGAGAGATCTTTCCGGCACTGACTCCCATGTCCTTTGATGTCGGCAGGCCTTTTCCGTTTATATCAAATCTGAGCCTTAACCTTGCTGTAATTATTGATGATCCGCAGAGGGGTATGGCCTTCTCCCGGCTTAAGATCCCAAGAGACATCTTCCCGAGGTTTATTGAACTTCCAAGGGATGAGAAACCCCTTACTTCTGAAAAAAAGTCAGGAAAAGAATTTCATTTTGTATTTATTGAGGACCTCATCTCGTCTAATATTGACCTTTTATTTCCGGAGATGAACGTGGTCAACAGTTATCCCTTTGTTGTCACCAGGGATGCTGATATTGAAATAGAAGAGGATGAAGCTTCTGATCTTTTAACTGCCATAGAGGAGAGTGTTGAACAGAGAAGGGTCGGCCATCCCATACGCCTTGACGTAAACCGGTCAATGCCTAAGTGGGTGCGGGCAATTCTTGCCAAAAAGCTTGATCTCTCTTCAGGCGGAGTTTATACGATAGATGACCCACTCAGAAAATCCGATCTGATGGAGCTTTTAAGCATTGACAGGCCTGATTTAAAGGATAAACCTTTCATTCCTGCATATCCGTGCGGGCTTGAAGACGAAAGTGTGGATATATTCTCTAAAGTCCGTGAGGGTGATATTCTCTTTTATCATCCTTATGACAGTTTTACGCCGGTTGTGAACTTCATCAAGCAGGCAGCAGCAGATCCGGGTGTAATTGCAATAAAACAGACATTATACCGTGTAGGTTCAAAATCTCCGGTTGTTGAGGCGCTTAAAAAAGCACGGGAGAACGGAAAACAGGTATCTGTCATTGTTGAGTTAAAGGCACGCTTTGATGAGGAAAATAATATTGTCTGGGCAAGGCAGCTTGAGGAGGTCGGGGTGCATGTCGTCTATGGCATAGTCGGGACCAAGGTGCATGCAAAGCTCTGCATGGTTGTCAGAAGGGAGAAGGAAGGCATCAGGACATATGTCCATTTCGGAACAGGCAATTACAATCCGGGCACTGCACGGTTATATACTGATATCGGAATCCTGACCTGTGATCATGAGGTTGCCTCAAGTGTAACTGATCTCTTCAATGCCCTTACGGGCCATTCCAATAAAAGAGAGTATGATTCACTGCTGGTTTCATATGGTAAATACGGGCATATGCGTCAGAATGTTATTGATCTGATCAATAGTGAAGCAGAATTGCATAAAAAAACAGGTGACGGCTATATTGCCTTTAAGCTCAATCAGCTTACAGAACCTGGTGTGATTACTGCTCTTTACCGCGCATCAGCTGCCGGGGTAAAAATTGACCTCAATGTAAGGGGCATATGTGCACTCAGGCCCGGAATAAAAGGTGTCAGTGAAAATATCACCTGCACGTCAATTGTCGGCAGATTTCTGGAGCATTCAAGGATATTGTACTTCAGAAACGGCGGTGATGAGATTGTCCTTACCGGAAGTGCAGATATGATGCCGAGAAATCTTATCAGGCGTGTTGAGGTGTTGGGAATTGTAAAGAACCCTTATATCAGAGAGGCCCTTAAAAAAATCCTCAGGGTTCATCTGGCAGACAATGTCAACGCAAGAAGGCTTCTTTCGGATGGCAAATATGAACGTATTGTGCCCGGAAAAGATGATGGCTCATGCAATGCTCAGATCTGGATGACAGAGCACAGGGGTGAATGGAATGACGGTCATCCATGA
- the pap gene encoding polyphosphate:AMP phosphotransferase, with amino-acid sequence MLDDVLMKYPDPDVDYGELISPFQAEIGHLQREILDLKIPVMIIIEGWDASGISDICNKLIRYLDPRSYRLYPVGRPKEVEAEMPFLWRFALVAPEEGKLSVFDRAWYSRMIIENKENLKDVFRIKVEDIKAFERHFCNDGGVLIKIFLHISHKEQKKRFKEADSDPCRSFYLKNIDWNPKKEYPEYFSVIDEILFRTNTPNAPWEVIPAENLDYAVYRVYNTVIDRLKSSISDKKEGAEGICYECPLLSSGYCLPEPHPPRVLDRKEYKSKKKELGKRLSELQVELYKHKIPLVVLYEGWDASGKGGAITRFTRYINPRGYRIEPIGPPDVKEKTRGYLWRFYNRLPRPGRIVIFDRTWYGRVLVERVEGLCSEYDWKRAYGEITEFEHFIDEWGGVIVKFWIHISKEEQLERFSARETDPDKMWKITPEDWRNREKWDQYEEAVCDMISLTHTPCCPWTIVSGNDKYSARIQTFEAVIAAVEKKLSSLK; translated from the coding sequence ATGCTTGATGATGTATTAATGAAATATCCTGATCCGGATGTGGATTATGGAGAGTTAATCAGTCCTTTTCAGGCTGAAATAGGTCATCTCCAGAGGGAAATCCTGGACCTTAAAATTCCGGTTATGATTATCATTGAAGGCTGGGATGCTTCGGGTATATCTGATATATGCAATAAACTTATCAGATATCTTGATCCCAGGAGTTACCGGCTCTATCCTGTGGGCCGTCCGAAGGAAGTTGAGGCTGAGATGCCTTTTCTCTGGCGTTTTGCTCTTGTCGCTCCGGAGGAAGGAAAGCTCTCTGTCTTTGATCGTGCGTGGTACAGCCGCATGATTATTGAGAACAAAGAAAATCTCAAAGATGTTTTTAGAATTAAGGTTGAAGACATAAAAGCATTTGAGAGGCATTTCTGTAATGACGGCGGGGTTTTGATAAAAATATTTCTCCATATCTCACATAAAGAGCAGAAAAAACGGTTTAAAGAGGCCGATTCTGATCCATGCCGGTCTTTTTATCTTAAAAATATTGACTGGAATCCGAAGAAGGAATATCCGGAATATTTCAGTGTTATTGATGAGATCCTGTTCCGGACAAATACGCCAAATGCTCCATGGGAAGTAATACCGGCTGAGAATCTTGATTATGCTGTTTACCGGGTTTATAATACAGTAATTGACCGTCTGAAGAGTTCTATTTCAGATAAGAAGGAGGGTGCAGAGGGCATATGTTATGAATGCCCGCTCCTCTCCTCCGGCTACTGTCTTCCTGAGCCCCATCCTCCAAGAGTTCTTGACAGAAAGGAGTATAAATCAAAGAAGAAGGAGCTTGGAAAGAGACTTTCGGAACTTCAGGTTGAGCTTTATAAGCATAAAATTCCCCTTGTTGTTTTATATGAGGGCTGGGATGCTTCCGGGAAGGGCGGCGCTATTACCAGATTTACAAGATATATCAATCCGAGGGGTTACAGAATTGAGCCGATAGGCCCTCCGGATGTGAAAGAAAAAACGAGAGGTTATCTCTGGAGATTCTATAATCGGTTGCCACGTCCGGGAAGAATCGTTATCTTTGACCGGACATGGTACGGCAGGGTGCTTGTTGAGAGAGTTGAGGGGTTATGCTCTGAATATGACTGGAAGAGGGCATATGGTGAGATCACCGAATTTGAGCATTTTATTGATGAATGGGGTGGTGTTATCGTAAAGTTCTGGATACATATCAGTAAAGAGGAACAGCTTGAACGTTTCAGTGCCAGGGAAACTGATCCTGACAAAATGTGGAAGATCACTCCTGAGGACTGGCGAAACCGTGAGAAGTGGGATCAGTATGAAGAAGCTGTATGTGATATGATCTCACTTACACATACTCCCTGCTGTCCATGGACCATTGTCAGTGGTAATGACAAATACAGTGCAAGAATTCAGACATTTGAAGCTGTCATTGCTGCTGTAGAAAAAAAGCTAAGTTCATTGAAGTGA
- a CDS encoding CHAD domain-containing protein, with protein sequence MANKRYSGRDQIDAGYCLYGAQSILPLISQLESEVDGVKIADDIEYVHRCRVASRRIRAALPIYRDCIPQKEFRKWKVEIRDVTKSLGEARDADVQADFLEGFIGEHNFRGSDYRTLFTPEIKPVEDYSSVSVSSPVSNEISGVPDNSGLNKGPSEIQGMTFGGKIKRLFRKISPAKEKLPSVEEDTEPERNFSGRDPVNFNFESAGYSYLPGLECLKTRICQKREAIQPHVIESMEKFEESGVLDEMKDYFHEITVQGKMYGHDVHSPYSYEQAFLNISLRLEDLFWHEKYLFDPDRTEEHHMMRIYAKKLRYTMEAYGDLYPDGLKPQIKAIKKLQDFLGDIHDCDVWSDFLPEFKAEEKKRSVEYFGNDSFFKVLIPGIDYLCDDRIGRRKELHSGLVEYWTELEGAKFWDEIRSEISMPLQNVFSNVAASGDAKELKIALIGDIHANLPALEAALADIKERGANIVINAGDIVGYGAFPDEVITLLRDNYVINISGNYDLSVLKAGSTSGVGKRKRNELKKHNKIYNTISPSNRKFLRTLPKTLDLVFGGKRIYISHGDKKSPVKAFTENSTKAELLDAYKFTKADIIVTGHSHKPFAVETDGRWFINTGSVGMPKDGDPRASYALLTLNPFSLYHIRVPYDYRRSVDAIYEDRLSESYARIYREGKPVDIIRHSGGDES encoded by the coding sequence ATGGCAAATAAGAGATATTCCGGCAGAGATCAGATTGATGCAGGCTACTGTCTTTATGGTGCACAGTCTATTCTGCCATTAATCTCACAGCTTGAATCAGAAGTCGACGGTGTCAAAATTGCGGATGACATCGAATATGTCCACAGATGCAGGGTTGCATCAAGGCGTATCCGTGCCGCTCTTCCTATATACCGGGACTGCATCCCGCAAAAAGAGTTCAGAAAATGGAAAGTGGAGATAAGGGATGTGACCAAATCCCTTGGCGAGGCGAGGGATGCAGATGTCCAGGCTGATTTTCTGGAAGGGTTTATTGGGGAGCATAATTTCAGAGGCAGTGATTACCGGACGCTTTTCACACCGGAAATTAAGCCTGTGGAGGATTATAGTTCAGTCTCCGTCAGCAGTCCGGTAAGTAATGAGATTTCCGGTGTTCCGGATAATTCCGGATTAAATAAAGGCCCTTCTGAAATTCAGGGTATGACTTTTGGCGGGAAAATAAAGAGATTATTCAGGAAAATTTCGCCTGCAAAGGAGAAACTGCCATCTGTGGAGGAGGATACTGAACCGGAGAGGAATTTTTCCGGGAGAGATCCTGTTAACTTTAATTTTGAGAGCGCCGGTTATTCTTATCTTCCGGGACTTGAATGCCTTAAGACGAGAATCTGCCAGAAGAGAGAGGCGATTCAGCCCCACGTTATTGAATCAATGGAGAAGTTTGAAGAGTCCGGTGTTCTTGATGAGATGAAGGACTATTTCCATGAAATTACAGTGCAGGGGAAGATGTATGGTCATGATGTTCACTCGCCTTACTCTTATGAACAGGCATTCCTCAATATTTCACTGAGACTTGAGGATCTCTTCTGGCATGAGAAGTATCTCTTTGATCCTGACAGGACTGAAGAGCACCATATGATGAGAATTTATGCTAAAAAACTCCGCTATACCATGGAGGCATATGGTGATCTCTATCCGGACGGGTTAAAGCCACAGATTAAAGCTATAAAGAAACTTCAGGATTTCCTGGGTGATATTCATGACTGTGATGTCTGGTCTGATTTCCTGCCGGAATTTAAGGCGGAAGAGAAGAAGAGGTCTGTTGAATATTTTGGAAATGACAGTTTTTTTAAGGTTCTCATTCCCGGAATTGATTATCTCTGTGATGACAGAATCGGGAGGAGAAAAGAGCTGCACTCCGGACTTGTGGAGTACTGGACTGAGCTTGAAGGGGCAAAATTCTGGGATGAGATAAGGTCTGAAATATCCATGCCGCTTCAGAATGTCTTCTCCAATGTGGCTGCATCAGGTGATGCGAAGGAGTTAAAGATTGCACTGATTGGGGACATCCATGCAAATCTTCCGGCACTCGAAGCGGCACTTGCCGACATTAAGGAGAGGGGTGCGAATATTGTTATCAATGCCGGTGATATTGTGGGCTATGGTGCATTTCCGGATGAGGTGATCACACTTCTGAGGGATAATTATGTTATAAATATCTCCGGTAATTATGATCTCTCGGTTCTGAAAGCCGGAAGTACCAGTGGTGTGGGAAAGAGAAAGAGGAATGAGCTGAAGAAACACAATAAGATTTACAACACCATCTCTCCGTCCAACAGGAAGTTTCTCCGGACACTTCCAAAGACACTTGATCTGGTATTCGGAGGGAAGAGGATATATATCTCGCATGGCGATAAAAAATCTCCTGTTAAGGCTTTTACTGAAAATTCCACAAAGGCTGAGCTTCTTGATGCATATAAATTTACAAAGGCCGATATTATCGTGACCGGACATTCACATAAGCCCTTTGCCGTGGAGACTGACGGCAGATGGTTTATCAATACCGGAAGCGTGGGTATGCCAAAGGACGGCGATCCAAGGGCTTCATATGCCCTTCTGACACTGAATCCTTTTTCATTATATCATATCCGTGTTCCCTATGATTACAGGAGATCAGTTGATGCCATCTATGAGGACCGGCTTTCAGAGTCCTATGCACGGATATACAGGGAAGGAAAACCGGTTGATATTATCCGGCATTCCGGTGGCGATGAAAGTTGA
- a CDS encoding HD domain-containing protein gives MITESEVKGIFALLESVSADIDHACQVAKLSNSLFSELSVLHKLGEDELRLLYYSAMLHDIGISVSEKGHHKNSYGLIISDQTLNLTDVERAVIANTARYHRKAGPKVSHNEFMDLSGEDRRVVEVLSAILRIADGLDRTHMSLIYRLSCRISDKYVWIRCYSDYHSRFDEEAALKKSDLFENIFGHKVVIEWETG, from the coding sequence TTGATAACTGAATCTGAAGTGAAGGGAATTTTTGCTCTGCTGGAATCTGTCAGTGCCGATATAGATCACGCCTGTCAGGTTGCGAAACTGAGCAATTCTTTATTCAGTGAACTATCAGTGCTCCATAAACTTGGAGAGGATGAATTACGTCTGCTTTATTATAGCGCAATGCTTCATGATATTGGGATTTCAGTCTCTGAAAAGGGCCATCATAAAAATTCCTATGGACTTATTATCTCGGATCAAACCCTTAATCTGACGGATGTTGAGAGGGCTGTAATTGCCAATACTGCAAGGTATCACAGAAAAGCAGGGCCAAAGGTTTCCCACAATGAATTTATGGATTTGTCCGGTGAGGACAGGCGTGTTGTGGAGGTTCTCTCTGCTATTCTGCGTATTGCTGACGGTCTTGACAGGACGCATATGTCACTGATATACCGGCTGTCATGCAGAATTTCTGATAAGTATGTCTGGATCAGGTGTTATTCAGATTACCATTCCCGTTTTGATGAAGAGGCAGCGCTTAAGAAGAGTGATCTGTTTGAAAATATTTTTGGTCATAAGGTGGTTATTGAGTGGGAGACAGGTTAG